ATACTTCGCCCGCAAACGCGAACAGGCCAGCGCCTGGCTGAGCAATGTGGCGCAAGTGCGCATGGACGATCTCGATTCGCTCGAACGTGATCTGATCCACGAACTGCGCCGCAGCCTGAAGCGCTGAGCTACAAACCGCGCAATAGCGGCCCACCCAGCCAGGCCGCCCACTGCGCGTGCAGCGAGACATCCACGCCTTCGGCAGACGCTTGAGCCTGCAATTCGCGCTGCAAGTCCTCCAGCAACCCTGAATCCATCAGTTCCGGTTGTTCGGGCAGGGCCGCATGCAGCACCCTGTACACCAGTTTCAATTCATCCAGCGCATAACAGTCCATCAGTTTCATCGGCTTATCGTTTGGTCACCACGGGTGAACACCTTAGCGGGGCTTGGCCGGGGATTGCAAAATCATTTTCCGGCGATATACTTAGCACTCTAACTGTTAGCTAACTAACTTTACGCGCGTGGCCTGGATTCGACCGCTATGAGCACCCAGACAGGAGAACAGCTTGGCGCATTGCTGGCCGAGACTTCGCGTGTATGGCGTCACCGTCTGGACGTGCGCCTGCGCCCACTCGGCTTGAGTCAGACTCGCTGGATCCTGATCCTGCAACTCTCGAAAGCCGAAGGCGGGCTTGCGCAGTCCGAACTCGCCACACGCCTGGGCATCAGTCAGGCCAGTCTCAGTGCGCAGATCGAGCGCATGGTGCGCGACGGCTGGGTCGAACGACATGCCAGCGCAGGCGATCGGCGCTGCAAGACCATCAACCTGACCGAGCAGGCCAGATCGCTCTCGCGCAGTATCCGGCAGACCGCCGCCACCTTGCGCGACGAACTGCTCGAAGGACTCGCAGAGGACGATATCGCCGCCTGCGAACAGGTACTCAAGCATATTCTGCAACGGGCGCAATCGCTTTGAAGCGGATTCGGCGCACGTCAAGCAGGCCATTCAACCCGGATCGTTCATCAGGCGAGGTGATGTTGCACAGAGATTTGGATTGACAGGTTGTTTCTGCGGCGAGCGGCATGGTCGGTCGCCGCCCGAGCGAGGAAACAATCTGTGGATGCAAAGATCAGGCTAGGAGCCTGTCGGACTTGGAGGATCGTAGCGAGGCGAGTGGGGAATGGAGACCAGTTTCTCGCTCTTTTGAGGACGAGTGGTTCTATTCGACGAAAAAGAGCGGGGAAATGGGCCCATTATCCCATCGCCGCAGCCGATTCTTTCCAAGTCCGACAGGCTCCCAGGGGCCGCTTCTGACCCGGATGTTTCATACAGTTGTGCGGATAGCACGCCGGATAGGGTTTGAATCAAGAGACCCGCGAGATCGGTGGACGCTGTGAAACCTTCGGGCTGATGGGTTATCCGGGTTCAAATTCAGCAAGGACATTCCATGAAACGGATCATTCGCTACAGCGTCATCGGTATCATCGCCATCGCCTTGATCATCGGCGGTGCATGGTATTGGTACAACGGGAAATACTATCCTTCGACGGACGACGCCTACGTCGGTGCGCATACGGTCGAGGTCGCCCCCCGGATTAACGGCAGGGTCGTTGCCGTGAACGTCAGCGATCACGCTTACGTCGCCAAGGGCAAGGTGTTGTACCGCATCGACCCGACCACCGAGCGGCTTGCCGTTGAACAGGCCAAGGTCAAGCTTGCGTTGGCGCAGCAGCAGGCCGCGCAGCTCGCTGCCGCGGTGACCGCGGCTTCCGCGCAGGTCGCGCAGGCCAAAGTCCAACTCGCCAACGCCACCAGCAAGGCCCAGCGTCAGGCACGCCTTGTCAAGCGCGGCTTCACCGACACCCAGACCGCGCAGGATGCGCAGGATGCCGAGGCCGCAGCCAGGGCCGCACTCGGCCTGAGCGAAGCACGTCTGGCCGAGGCCCGCGCCCAGCTCGGGAAAAGCGGCAATGCCAACCATCAGGTTCAGCTCGCGCGGGTCGCCCTGCAGATGGCGCAGGTCAAGCTCGCGGATACCCAGGTCAAGGCGAGCTGTAACGGCTATCTGTCCGGACTGAAACTGCGCCCCGGCGACTCGGTCACCCAGGGCCAGCCGAATTTCGTGCTGGTGTGTGACAGCCAGTGGTGGGTCAACGCCAATTACAAGGAAACGGACCTGGCCCGTATCCACCCCGGCCAGTCGGCCACGGTCCACATCGACACCTATGGCGGCCACACCTTCAAGGGCCGCGTGGTGAGCATCAACCCGGCCAGCGGTACGGCTTTCTCGCTGCTGCCGCCGGAAAACGCCACCGGCAACTGGGTCAAGGTAACGCAGCGCGTGCCGGTACGGATCGAAATTCTCGACCCATCGCCGAAATACCCGCTGCGCGTGGGCACCTCCGCTGAGGTGAGCGTCGACACCCTGCACACGCCGGCGCACGCCACCGCGCCATGAGCGACGCGAAGTTCACGCCGCGTCAGCGCCTGCTGATTACCGTCGCGGTCATGTCCGCGACGGTCATGCAGGTGCTCGACACGACGATCGTTAATGTCGCCCTGCCGCATATGCAGGGTCAGCTCGGCGCGACGCGCGACCAGATCGCCTGGGTGCTGACCAGCTATCTGGTGTCCTCCGGCATTTTCATGCCACTGACCGGCTTTTTTACCGACCGCCTCGGCCAGCGCCGTTATCTGATGCTCAGTATCGCCGGGTTCGTGATCAGTTCCGCGCTGTGCGGCCTATCGACCAACATCGACGAAATCGTATTCTTCCGGCTGGCCCAGGGCGTTTTCGGCGCGGCTCTGGTGCCACTGTCGCAATCGATCATGGTGCAGACCTATCCACTGGAAGAGCGCGGCAAGGCCATGGCGATCTGGGGCATGGGGGTCATGGTCGGGCCGATTCTCGGCCCCACGCTGGGCGGTTTTCTGACGCAGGCGTTCAGCTGGCGCTGGACGTTCTTCATCAACGTGCCGGTCGGCATTTTCGCCCTGGCGCTGGCGCTGCGCGTGGTGCCGGACACCGCCAAGCGCGCGCGCTCGCTCGACTGGACGGGCTTTGCCCTGATCGCCGCCGCTATCGGTACGCTGCAATACATCCTCGACCGCGGCAACGAAGTCGGCTGGTTCAGCTCCCGCACCATCGTGTTCCTCAGCGTGTTCTGCGTGCTGGCCTTTGTCGCCTATATCGACCATTCGATTCGCAAAGGCGAAGACGCCCTGTTCCGCATGCGGCTGTTCCGCGACCGCAACTTCACCACCGCCTCGGCGATGATTGCGATCATGGGGCTGGGCTTGTTCGGCGCCGCCCTGCTGCAGCCGGAAATGCTCGAAGACCTGCTCAAGTACCCGGCGCTCACGGCCGGCCTGGTAATGGCGCCGCGTGGCGTGGCGAGCATGCTCAGCATGTTCGCCGTCGGCCGCCTGATCGGGCGCGTCGATGCCCGCGTGCTGATCGGCATCGGCATATCGTTCGCCACCGTCGGTTCCTGGCTGATGACCTGGTACAGCCTGAACATCGATTTTTTCTGGGTCATTTTCCCCATTGTCCTGCAAGGTCTGGGGCTGGGGCTGATTTTCGTGCCCATGTCCACCATCGCCTTCTCCACACTCGCGCCCAGCGACTCGGCCGAAGCGGCGGGCATGTTCAGCCTGATGCGCACCATCGGCTCGTCGATAGGCATTTCCATTGTCACCACCGTGCTCACCCAGCACACCCAGATCGCCTGGAATCAGCTCGGCGGTCATATCACGGCCATCAATCCGGCGCTACATGCCTATCTTCGACACCTCGGCCTCAGCCTGCACGATCCCGCCACTCCGGCGGTGCTCGGCCAGGTACTGGCCCAGCAAGCCAACATGATCGCCTTCAACGACAGCTTCATGTTCATCACCTGGGGCTTCA
This genomic stretch from Acidihalobacter ferrooxydans harbors:
- a CDS encoding MarR family winged helix-turn-helix transcriptional regulator, giving the protein MSTQTGEQLGALLAETSRVWRHRLDVRLRPLGLSQTRWILILQLSKAEGGLAQSELATRLGISQASLSAQIERMVRDGWVERHASAGDRRCKTINLTEQARSLSRSIRQTAATLRDELLEGLAEDDIAACEQVLKHILQRAQSL
- a CDS encoding HlyD family secretion protein, which produces MKRIIRYSVIGIIAIALIIGGAWYWYNGKYYPSTDDAYVGAHTVEVAPRINGRVVAVNVSDHAYVAKGKVLYRIDPTTERLAVEQAKVKLALAQQQAAQLAAAVTAASAQVAQAKVQLANATSKAQRQARLVKRGFTDTQTAQDAQDAEAAARAALGLSEARLAEARAQLGKSGNANHQVQLARVALQMAQVKLADTQVKASCNGYLSGLKLRPGDSVTQGQPNFVLVCDSQWWVNANYKETDLARIHPGQSATVHIDTYGGHTFKGRVVSINPASGTAFSLLPPENATGNWVKVTQRVPVRIEILDPSPKYPLRVGTSAEVSVDTLHTPAHATAP
- a CDS encoding DHA2 family efflux MFS transporter permease subunit; the encoded protein is MSDAKFTPRQRLLITVAVMSATVMQVLDTTIVNVALPHMQGQLGATRDQIAWVLTSYLVSSGIFMPLTGFFTDRLGQRRYLMLSIAGFVISSALCGLSTNIDEIVFFRLAQGVFGAALVPLSQSIMVQTYPLEERGKAMAIWGMGVMVGPILGPTLGGFLTQAFSWRWTFFINVPVGIFALALALRVVPDTAKRARSLDWTGFALIAAAIGTLQYILDRGNEVGWFSSRTIVFLSVFCVLAFVAYIDHSIRKGEDALFRMRLFRDRNFTTASAMIAIMGLGLFGAALLQPEMLEDLLKYPALTAGLVMAPRGVASMLSMFAVGRLIGRVDARVLIGIGISFATVGSWLMTWYSLNIDFFWVIFPIVLQGLGLGLIFVPMSTIAFSTLAPSDSAEAAGMFSLMRTIGSSIGISIVTTVLTQHTQIAWNQLGGHITAINPALHAYLRHLGLSLHDPATPAVLGQVLAQQANMIAFNDSFMFITWGFIVMFPLLLILRGGGLKNRK